A single window of uncultured Sunxiuqinia sp. DNA harbors:
- a CDS encoding response regulator — protein sequence MTKAVNDGGVINSNGWRLFKIIVIDDDDGLNHLIQKRLKREGFLTGSASSGAEAVDKITGAENELLLIDYKLPDMNGLQLIECLKQKLPQVPDFIAMTGYGDERVAVDMMRIGAREYLIKEADFITILPEKIKRICIDIETDRKLSETEKELTQSLDYLNEIGKIARVGGWELDIAANTVLWTEVTKEIHEVPSDYMPTLEEALDFFPKGSRCVLEKGIRNAIDEGVGYNQELPLITANGRQIWIHTICKPIIEAGRCVRLRGTFQDITSRKVAEENLKKSEARLKRTEKIAKVGSWEWVVATDTVTWSEELFRIFQLDPKHGAPSFAEHAKMYSSESLNLLSKAVERAVNEGVSYEEDLVLVLCNGKRVNCAVKGFARKDRNGKVVGLYGSFQDITDYKNFEAQLNDQKLLFETMFNAIEDGIIVSDTSRKIILANHGMKITFGYTSEEIIGKTTKILYANEQKYKEAGLMVFDKDGKNSDQFFVTDFRDKNNHVFPGEIFGKKLFNTEGKWIGNLGMMRNVTERLEDIEELRRAKEKAEESDRLKSAFLANMSHEIRTPMNGILGFTSLLQHQELSGEDQKQFLEIIMQSGNRLLETVNDLMDISKIETGLMEVSLEEMNVKKEINQLCDFFTEEASRKGLNLRFNSLLSSDEEIIETDVKKFISIITNLVKNAIKYTEEGFIEIKIEKKEGKLLCQVTDTGIGIPIEKQQAVFERFIQGDIATKRAYEGSGLGLSIAKAYVQMLNGEIGVKSEEEKGSTFYFFIPLKNTKTNDVQIKDNAVVGMSGADNKNLKILIAEDDSASSQYLSILLKNLSTEIIYATNGVQAIELVKNNTDIDLIMMDIQMPEKNGYEATKEIREFNKDVVIVAQTAFAMEGDREKSLAAGCNDYISKPIKKDLLVDLIHRLF from the coding sequence ATGACTAAAGCGGTGAACGATGGGGGAGTTATAAATAGTAATGGCTGGAGATTATTCAAAATCATTGTTATTGATGACGATGACGGATTGAATCATTTAATACAAAAAAGACTCAAACGGGAAGGATTTCTAACTGGTTCTGCTAGTAGTGGAGCGGAAGCTGTTGATAAAATAACCGGAGCCGAAAACGAATTGTTGCTTATCGATTATAAGTTGCCAGACATGAATGGCTTGCAGCTTATTGAGTGTTTAAAGCAAAAGTTGCCGCAAGTCCCAGATTTTATTGCTATGACCGGTTACGGCGATGAGCGGGTTGCTGTTGATATGATGAGAATAGGAGCTCGTGAGTACCTAATAAAAGAAGCAGATTTTATTACCATTCTACCCGAAAAAATCAAACGTATTTGCATTGACATCGAAACGGACAGGAAGCTCTCTGAAACGGAAAAAGAATTAACCCAAAGCCTGGATTATTTAAATGAAATTGGAAAAATTGCACGGGTTGGCGGATGGGAACTAGACATAGCCGCGAACACAGTTCTTTGGACTGAAGTTACGAAAGAAATCCATGAGGTTCCGAGCGACTATATGCCGACTTTGGAAGAAGCGCTTGACTTCTTCCCGAAAGGCTCTCGCTGTGTCCTTGAAAAGGGGATTCGTAATGCTATTGATGAAGGAGTTGGTTATAACCAGGAACTTCCATTGATCACCGCCAACGGAAGACAGATCTGGATTCACACGATTTGTAAACCGATAATAGAAGCTGGAAGATGTGTTCGTTTACGAGGAACTTTTCAAGATATTACATCACGGAAAGTTGCGGAGGAGAACCTCAAAAAAAGTGAAGCCAGACTGAAACGAACAGAAAAAATTGCAAAAGTAGGTAGTTGGGAGTGGGTTGTCGCAACAGATACAGTGACGTGGTCTGAGGAATTGTTCCGTATTTTTCAACTCGACCCCAAACATGGTGCACCATCTTTTGCCGAACATGCTAAAATGTATTCATCAGAAAGCCTGAACTTGCTTAGCAAAGCAGTAGAAAGGGCTGTCAATGAAGGGGTATCTTACGAAGAAGATCTTGTTCTAGTTCTGTGCAATGGTAAACGTGTTAATTGTGCCGTTAAAGGTTTTGCACGAAAAGATAGAAATGGGAAAGTTGTTGGATTATATGGGTCGTTTCAGGATATAACAGACTATAAAAATTTTGAAGCCCAACTAAATGATCAGAAGTTGCTTTTTGAAACTATGTTTAATGCCATTGAAGATGGAATCATTGTCTCCGATACATCACGAAAAATAATACTTGCAAATCATGGAATGAAAATAACCTTTGGTTATACCTCGGAAGAAATAATTGGCAAAACTACCAAAATACTTTATGCCAATGAACAAAAATATAAGGAAGCTGGGTTAATGGTTTTTGACAAAGATGGGAAAAATAGCGATCAGTTTTTTGTTACTGACTTTAGAGACAAAAATAATCATGTCTTTCCGGGAGAGATCTTTGGAAAGAAACTATTTAATACAGAAGGGAAATGGATTGGGAACCTTGGAATGATGCGTAATGTGACTGAAAGATTGGAGGATATAGAAGAACTAAGAAGAGCTAAAGAGAAAGCCGAAGAATCGGATCGGTTAAAATCAGCATTTTTGGCAAACATGAGTCACGAAATCCGAACACCGATGAATGGTATTTTGGGTTTCACAAGTTTACTTCAGCATCAGGAGTTGTCGGGTGAAGACCAAAAGCAATTCCTGGAGATTATCATGCAAAGTGGAAATAGACTACTTGAGACTGTTAATGATTTGATGGATATTTCGAAAATTGAAACCGGGCTGATGGAAGTGTCGCTTGAGGAAATGAATGTGAAAAAGGAAATCAATCAATTATGTGATTTCTTTACCGAAGAAGCAAGCCGAAAGGGATTAAACCTTCGGTTTAATAGTCTGTTGAGTAGCGATGAGGAAATTATCGAAACGGACGTCAAAAAGTTTATTTCAATAATTACCAACCTCGTAAAGAATGCAATTAAATATACAGAAGAGGGATTCATTGAAATTAAAATTGAAAAAAAGGAGGGAAAGCTATTGTGCCAGGTGACAGATACAGGTATTGGTATTCCAATTGAAAAACAACAAGCTGTTTTTGAGCGTTTTATTCAAGGTGATATTGCAACCAAAAGAGCGTATGAGGGATCTGGATTAGGCTTGTCTATCGCAAAGGCATATGTACAAATGTTGAATGGAGAAATTGGAGTAAAGTCGGAGGAAGAGAAAGGCTCAACCTTTTATTTTTTCATTCCGCTAAAAAACACAAAAACTAACGATGTTCAAATAAAAGACAATGCCGTGGTAGGAATGTCAGGAGCGGATAACAAAAACTTGAAAATTCTCATTGCTGAAGATGATAGTGCGAGCAGTCAATATCTGAGCATCTTATTAAAAAATTTGTCAACGGAAATTATCTATGCCACTAATGGTGTTCAAGCAATTGAACTCGTTAAGAATAATACTGATATCGATCTGATTATGATGGATATTCAGATGCCTGAAAAAAACGGATATGAAGCCACAAAGGAAATCAGAGAATTCAATAAAGACGTAGTCATTGTTGCGCAAACAGCATTTGCCATGGAGGGAGATCGAGAAAAGTCTCTTGCCGCAGGATGCAATGATTATATCTCCAAGCCCATTAAAAAAGATTTACTGGTTGATTTAATTCATCGACTTTTCTGA
- a CDS encoding response regulator, whose product MKKELTIILAEDDIGHATLIRRNLKRAGLMNKIIHFGDGEETLDYLFQTKEKENGIPSLLLLDINMPKIDGVEVLRRVKEDPDLKRMPVIMITTTDDPREITKCHELGCSNYISKPIDYDKFVDAIRKLGLFLLIVEIPDVNKPMD is encoded by the coding sequence ATGAAAAAGGAACTAACAATTATTCTTGCCGAGGACGATATAGGCCATGCTACGCTAATTCGAAGAAATCTGAAGCGAGCAGGTTTAATGAATAAAATAATTCATTTTGGAGATGGAGAGGAAACACTTGACTATCTGTTTCAAACCAAGGAAAAAGAGAATGGAATTCCCTCGCTATTATTATTAGATATCAACATGCCTAAAATTGATGGTGTGGAGGTATTGCGCCGTGTGAAAGAAGACCCGGACTTAAAAAGGATGCCGGTAATTATGATTACAACTACCGATGATCCGAGAGAAATCACAAAATGTCATGAGCTCGGATGCAGCAATTATATTAGTAAGCCAATTGATTATGACAAATTTGTTGATGCCATCCGAAAGCTGGGTTTGTTTTTGCTCATTGTTGAGATTCCCGATGTTAATAAGCCCATGGATTAA
- a CDS encoding ATP-binding protein has translation MKERQQKITALENELGKQRNIEQELRAANQQLDAANQQLQASEQQLKALTEQLTANERELIEKEEIARSARDYAENIIATVRDPLIVLDGSLRVVSASRSFYTTFKTIPEKTEGKLFYELDNGHWDAPALKMLLNEVLPEKSTMDDYEVEHDFKRIGKKIMLINARELLQERGKNRLILLSIQDITKRRAAERDLLILNSELEAKTNELQQILYITTHDLRSPLVNIQGFNRELEASLNELTKLLKNVELPDSLKLSYNQVVNEEIPEAMHFIRSSADKMDGLLRGLLSLSRLGRQKIIFSNLDMNKLMHDVIENYEYKINESQVEIDVSDLPHCQGDELQINQLFSNLIDNAMKFFDPKRPGKIKISGEQENEFSKYTVEDNGIGIHSEHQQKVFELFHKLNPEKSGIGLGMNIVKQVVEKHSGKIILESTIGIGTKFIILLPKL, from the coding sequence ATGAAAGAAAGGCAGCAGAAAATTACAGCACTTGAGAATGAACTGGGAAAGCAGCGAAACATTGAGCAAGAGCTTCGAGCGGCCAATCAACAGTTAGATGCCGCTAATCAACAGTTACAAGCCTCCGAGCAGCAGCTAAAAGCACTAACGGAGCAATTAACTGCAAATGAACGTGAGTTAATTGAGAAAGAAGAGATTGCCCGATCAGCCCGGGATTATGCTGAGAATATTATTGCAACGGTACGTGACCCTTTGATTGTTTTGGATGGGAGTCTTCGAGTTGTGTCTGCAAGTCGCTCTTTTTACACCACATTTAAAACTATTCCCGAAAAGACGGAAGGCAAACTATTTTATGAGCTTGATAACGGGCATTGGGATGCTCCTGCTCTTAAAATGCTCTTGAACGAAGTGCTTCCTGAAAAATCAACGATGGACGATTATGAGGTTGAACATGACTTTAAAAGAATTGGGAAAAAAATCATGCTGATTAATGCCAGAGAATTATTGCAGGAACGGGGAAAAAACAGATTGATCTTGTTATCGATCCAAGATATCACCAAAAGAAGGGCGGCAGAGCGGGACTTACTGATATTGAATTCAGAATTAGAAGCAAAAACGAATGAATTGCAACAAATTCTTTATATTACAACACACGATTTACGCTCTCCTCTTGTGAATATACAGGGCTTTAACAGAGAGCTGGAAGCATCGTTAAATGAGCTTACAAAACTACTTAAAAATGTAGAGTTACCCGATTCTTTAAAGCTTAGCTATAACCAAGTTGTGAATGAGGAAATACCGGAGGCGATGCACTTTATTAGATCAAGTGCCGATAAGATGGATGGCTTACTCAGAGGACTTCTATCCCTGTCGCGCTTAGGGCGGCAAAAGATCATTTTTAGTAACTTAGATATGAATAAGTTGATGCACGATGTTATTGAAAATTACGAATATAAAATCAATGAAAGTCAGGTTGAAATTGATGTTTCTGATTTGCCCCATTGCCAGGGAGATGAACTTCAAATTAATCAGTTATTCTCCAATCTGATTGACAATGCTATGAAATTTTTTGATCCGAAAAGACCAGGTAAAATCAAGATTTCAGGAGAACAAGAAAATGAATTCTCAAAATACACAGTCGAAGACAATGGAATTGGGATTCATTCCGAGCATCAACAAAAGGTTTTCGAATTGTTTCATAAGCTCAACCCCGAAAAATCAGGCATTGGCTTGGGAATGAATATTGTGAAACAAGTTGTTGAAAAACATAGTGGCAAGATTATACTTGAATCAACAATCGGTATTGGAACAAAATTTATTATCTTACTTCCGAAACTTTAA